Part of the Methanomassiliicoccales archaeon genome, TAAAGCAGAACTCCCTTCTCTCCCAGGGTTACCACGACAATTTTGGCTCCCCATTCATGAAGCGTTTCAGCGGCTTTTGTGACTTCAGTCTCTCCTGTTATCGTCATCGCCTCCCTCTCGTTTGGGAAGACCACCTCGACTCTTGACACTATTTCCTTCATGAGCCCTCTTTTCGTTCTGTATTCTTCCATGTAGGTTGGATTAAAATCCACGGTGATTCTTTTGCCCTCTAGCCGGTTTATTGCTTTTAACTGTTCCTCTGGAGGTATTGGTGAGATGTGGAATATTTTAGCGCTGAGGTAATCTTCTGGGATCTCTGTTTCGCCCATAGCCTTGGCAACGCCCATCTCAACCGGCGCGTCCACGCTCCCGTCTTCGTGGTAGATCATGTAGATGTGCATTGTTTTTCCTTCGAGGACGTGAACTCCCCGGATGTCGAGGATTCTTTTGAGGCTTTCCAGCCACTCCTTGGGAAAGTCCTTGCCTACCTTTGTTACCAGTCCCACCTTTGCTCCGCTTAAAGCGGCGGAAGTCGCTACCGCTGCCGCCGCTCCCCCGGGAATGATTACCTCTCTCTTGTCTGGAAAGATTATGTGGTCAATCGCTACATGTCCCAAAACTACCAGATCCATAGCAAGCCCTCTCTGGGCTAATCAGGTAGGGTTTATTAAAGTTCCCGATTTCATTTTAATAAGTATGAGTTGTATAAAAATTACGAAAAAGATTAAAAACAAAGAAGCGCAATCGA contains:
- a CDS encoding carbohydrate kinase family protein, coding for MDLVVLGHVAIDHIIFPDKREVIIPGGAAAAVATSAALSGAKVGLVTKVGKDFPKEWLESLKRILDIRGVHVLEGKTMHIYMIYHEDGSVDAPVEMGVAKAMGETEIPEDYLSAKIFHISPIPPEEQLKAINRLEGKRITVDFNPTYMEEYRTKRGLMKEIVSRVEVVFPNEREAMTITGETEVTKAAETLHEWGAKIVVVTLGEKGVLLYDGRDFKKFNALPVEEIVDPTGAGDAFAGGFLAYYAEGKDLEECVRQGLVRAREVLKKKGSWSI